The following coding sequences lie in one Xanthomonas hortorum pv. pelargonii genomic window:
- a CDS encoding phosphate/phosphite/phosphonate ABC transporter substrate-binding protein, which translates to MSFLRGLRWCLIACWLLAGAGFAVTAAPAPSSVLVLGRISDDPATHYEQLKPLLDYVVPRMRVVGIRRGEILMAPDARQMSSYLRRGRVDWVSETTGAAMLLEQRGGAHPLVMTERGGMREFHTVFFVRRDSPIQSLKQLRGHTLALQNTSSTSGYLLPMLELLRNGIACDVLLSPDDTQVPGSVGYLMVGTKLNVAAFVHKRLIDAGAFSNADWDDERHLPATFKRDFRIVHRSAPVPRAVEMVRTGLDPAVERQLRIVLLQAASDPQAGPALKRFFGTTAFHPLDDNSRRRLNALSAGVQRVRDQVE; encoded by the coding sequence GTGTCCTTTTTGCGCGGTCTACGATGGTGTCTGATTGCCTGTTGGCTGCTCGCTGGGGCGGGCTTTGCCGTGACGGCGGCGCCAGCGCCTTCTTCGGTCCTGGTGCTTGGCCGGATCAGCGACGATCCCGCCACCCATTACGAGCAACTCAAGCCCTTGCTGGACTATGTGGTGCCGCGCATGCGCGTGGTCGGCATCCGTCGTGGCGAAATCCTGATGGCGCCGGATGCGCGGCAGATGTCCAGCTACCTGCGCCGTGGCCGGGTCGATTGGGTCAGCGAAACCACCGGTGCGGCGATGCTGCTGGAACAGCGCGGCGGTGCGCATCCGTTGGTGATGACCGAGCGCGGCGGCATGCGCGAGTTCCACACCGTGTTCTTCGTGCGCCGCGACAGCCCGATCCAGTCGCTCAAGCAACTGCGCGGGCACACCCTGGCGCTGCAGAACACCTCGTCCACCAGTGGCTATCTGTTGCCGATGCTGGAGTTGCTGCGCAACGGCATCGCCTGCGATGTGCTGTTGTCGCCGGACGATACCCAGGTGCCGGGGTCGGTCGGTTATTTGATGGTCGGTACGAAATTGAACGTGGCCGCGTTCGTGCACAAGCGCCTGATCGATGCCGGCGCTTTCAGCAATGCCGATTGGGACGACGAACGCCACTTGCCGGCGACGTTCAAGCGCGATTTCCGCATCGTGCACCGCAGTGCGCCGGTGCCGCGCGCGGTGGAGATGGTACGTACCGGGCTGGACCCGGCGGTGGAGCGGCAGTTGCGCATCGTCTTGCTGCAGGCCGCGTCCGACCCGCAAGCCGGCCCGGCGTTGAAGCGCTTTTTCGGCACCACCGCATTCCATCCACTGGATGACAACAGCCGCCGACGCCTGAATGCGTTGAGCGCCGGTGTGCAACGTGTCAGGGACCAGGTGGAATGA
- a CDS encoding RNA methyltransferase, whose amino-acid sequence MSVSQRIRFVLVGTQHPGNIGAAARAMKTMGISRLALVAPERALDEDAYRRSAGAEDVLGDAPVFATLGEAVADCTLVIGCTARARRVALEELLPDAGARRALAKAGEPAEVAIVFGRERTGLTNDELQLCHAAVHIPSDPAFSSLNLAAAVQVLAYEVRLAQLEAGQAEPAPAATTGALREGPASHAQLEGMFAQLGETLDDIDFHKGRAPESAMRKLRRLLLRTEMSEQEVRLLRGILSDAQRMAMLAKRAGN is encoded by the coding sequence ATGTCCGTCAGTCAGCGCATCCGTTTTGTTCTTGTCGGTACCCAGCATCCAGGCAATATCGGCGCCGCCGCGCGCGCGATGAAGACGATGGGGATCTCGCGTCTGGCGCTGGTCGCTCCTGAGCGCGCCCTCGACGAGGACGCCTACCGGCGCTCTGCCGGTGCCGAGGACGTGCTCGGCGATGCACCGGTCTTCGCTACGCTGGGCGAGGCGGTGGCCGATTGCACGTTGGTGATCGGCTGCACCGCCCGCGCGCGCCGGGTGGCGTTGGAAGAATTGCTGCCGGACGCTGGCGCACGCCGCGCCCTGGCCAAGGCCGGCGAGCCGGCGGAAGTGGCGATCGTGTTCGGCCGCGAGCGCACCGGGCTGACCAACGACGAGTTGCAGCTCTGCCACGCGGCCGTGCATATCCCGTCTGACCCGGCTTTCAGTTCGCTCAACCTGGCCGCCGCAGTACAGGTGCTGGCCTATGAAGTGCGGCTGGCACAGTTGGAAGCGGGCCAGGCGGAACCGGCGCCGGCAGCCACCACCGGCGCACTGCGCGAAGGCCCCGCCAGTCACGCGCAACTGGAAGGCATGTTTGCCCAGTTGGGCGAGACGCTGGACGACATCGATTTCCACAAGGGCCGCGCGCCGGAGTCGGCGATGCGCAAGCTGCGGCGGCTGTTGTTGCGCACCGAAATGAGCGAGCAGGAGGTGCGCTTGCTGCGCGGCATCCTGTCCGATGCCCAGCGCATGGCCATGCTGGCAAAGCGGGCCGGAAACTGA